One genomic segment of Paraburkholderia phymatum STM815 includes these proteins:
- a CDS encoding class II aldolase/adducin family protein, producing the protein MSNATAPSAGYSSEEWTTRCELAALYRLVAHFRMTDLIDTHITARVAGPAHHFLINRYGVLFHEMRASDLVKIDSDGRVVEPANTIAADPKRFRVNAAGFTIHSAVHMARPDMRFVIHTHTSAGSAVSAQKQGLLPISQHALKFYGALAYHDYEGIALDLGERERLVADLGPHNAMILRNHGLLAGGTSAATAFQEIYFLERACQIQIDALAGNAELTLPPEHVRKLTASQFARDDEAGIAELAWEAALRLIDNTVSDYRS; encoded by the coding sequence ATGTCCAACGCGACTGCGCCATCTGCCGGCTACAGCAGTGAAGAATGGACGACGCGCTGCGAGCTTGCCGCGCTGTATCGGCTCGTCGCGCATTTCCGCATGACGGATCTGATCGATACGCACATCACCGCACGCGTGGCCGGGCCCGCTCATCACTTTCTGATTAACCGCTATGGCGTGCTCTTTCACGAAATGCGCGCGTCGGATCTTGTGAAGATCGATAGCGACGGACGCGTCGTCGAACCAGCAAACACAATTGCCGCCGATCCGAAGCGCTTTCGCGTGAATGCGGCTGGCTTCACGATTCACTCGGCTGTGCACATGGCGCGGCCCGACATGCGCTTCGTGATTCACACGCATACGTCGGCAGGATCGGCCGTGTCGGCGCAAAAGCAAGGCTTGCTGCCCATCAGCCAGCACGCGCTGAAATTCTACGGCGCGCTCGCGTATCACGACTACGAAGGCATTGCGCTCGATCTCGGCGAGCGTGAACGGCTCGTGGCCGATCTGGGTCCGCACAACGCGATGATTTTGCGCAATCACGGACTGCTGGCGGGCGGCACTTCGGCGGCAACCGCGTTTCAGGAAATCTACTTTCTCGAGCGCGCATGCCAGATCCAGATCGATGCACTCGCGGGCAATGCGGAATTGACACTGCCGCCCGAGCATGTGCGAAAGCTGACCGCGAGCCAGTTCGCGCGCGACGACGAAGCTGGGATCGCGGAACTCGCGTGGGAAGCAGCGCTGCGGCTGATCGACAACACCGTTTCCGATTACCGAAGCTGA
- a CDS encoding H-NS family nucleoid-associated regulatory protein, with product MKEREEHRTLDLDGQARERLILWIRRRMEEFGITPEALEAALIADAAVPKYRDAFGHEWDGTGDRPDWLTRAINAGQDIEHFRV from the coding sequence ATGAAAGAGCGAGAGGAACATCGGACGCTCGACCTCGACGGTCAAGCGCGTGAGCGGCTGATCCTGTGGATCCGTCGCCGTATGGAGGAGTTCGGCATTACGCCCGAAGCACTCGAAGCGGCGCTGATTGCCGACGCTGCCGTGCCGAAATATCGCGACGCATTCGGCCACGAGTGGGACGGTACGGGCGACCGTCCCGACTGGCTCACGCGTGCTATCAATGCCGGTCAGGACATCGAGCATTTTCGCGTCTGA
- a CDS encoding DUF72 domain-containing protein, producing MSIEVGTASWTDATLIKSGRFYPKGCSTAEARLRFYASQFPMVEVDASYYAMPTAAISAQWAERTPQHFTFNVKAFRLFTGHQTERKFFPPDIQPLLPQNGKRNLYYRDVPPDIVDEMWRRFFEALEPLRAAGKLGAVLFQFAPWMSTAPRDKAHVQHCADRMTPYLTAFEFRNANWFDDRHREATLAFEREHSLVHVVMDAPDVTNRAHTVWEATSAELVIVRMHGRNAETWSGSTTAAARFNYDYTDRELEEIAVPVREIAKRAGRTHVVFNNCFEDAAQRNAHSMMRILQQERFA from the coding sequence ATGTCGATCGAAGTCGGGACCGCGTCGTGGACGGACGCCACGCTCATCAAATCCGGCCGCTTTTATCCGAAGGGCTGCTCGACCGCGGAAGCGCGCCTGCGCTTCTATGCAAGCCAGTTTCCGATGGTCGAGGTGGACGCGTCGTACTACGCGATGCCGACGGCTGCCATCAGTGCGCAATGGGCCGAGCGCACGCCGCAGCACTTCACGTTCAACGTGAAGGCATTCCGGCTTTTCACCGGGCATCAGACAGAGCGCAAGTTCTTCCCGCCGGATATCCAGCCATTGCTTCCACAGAACGGCAAACGCAATCTGTACTACCGTGACGTGCCGCCCGATATCGTCGATGAAATGTGGCGGCGCTTCTTCGAGGCGCTCGAACCGCTGCGCGCAGCGGGCAAGCTAGGCGCCGTGCTGTTCCAGTTCGCGCCGTGGATGTCCACCGCGCCGCGCGACAAGGCGCACGTGCAGCACTGCGCGGACCGCATGACACCGTATTTGACGGCCTTTGAATTCCGCAACGCCAACTGGTTCGACGACAGACATCGTGAAGCGACGCTCGCATTCGAACGCGAGCACAGCCTCGTGCATGTGGTGATGGACGCGCCAGACGTGACGAACCGCGCGCATACCGTCTGGGAGGCGACGTCGGCGGAACTGGTGATCGTGCGCATGCATGGGCGCAATGCAGAGACGTGGAGCGGCAGCACGACGGCCGCGGCCCGCTTCAACTACGACTATACGGACCGCGAGCTGGAAGAAATCGCGGTGCCCGTGCGAGAGATCGCGAAACGCGCAGGCCGCACGCATGTGGTCTTCAACAATTGCTTCGAAGACGCCGCGCAACGCAACGCCCATTCGATGATGCGCATTCTGCAGCAGGAACGCTTCGCTTAA
- a CDS encoding metallophosphoesterase family protein — protein sequence MRLTAYAQASQPGLLQLWIGMFGAAVAPVPQVFIDRQAVAPVDPPQFFPIRDFSVDDAGQPINHQCVMRFKVPDESRPRQIRIDAGGEQFEFASMSLPKEVPTLMDGSFNILLSSCYSQPEDIDGLLGTIVSQIKVQPHLTVLAGDQVYLDLPLTQRVPDQNPDRARLLANKYYLNWLSGALRVPGLQSVLERAPVVCIPDDHEFWNNYPFAQKQLPDTWTDASRRLLGETARALYEDYQIGGAPGGAGGAVRLDVEPLKMLFVDMRCDRDSTFGSLMGPKAVAEIQKWERDLIDAHAAGQPAVGLLASGQALFIEPPESNWRKKTFDAEMPNYAQFDVLQTTIGRLADNGIPIAYITGDVHWGRVASGHDLQTDATLYEVIASPSRLIRTPFLDTAKEAANSVKGIFGGGSAWPRHADPEDVPDRFGLNHRFALQQEFGRRGDQVAILSFTRVGSGVDMQVAYYGISSDKALSQSVSTTRFELRAR from the coding sequence ATGCGATTGACGGCCTATGCGCAAGCCAGCCAGCCTGGCTTGCTGCAGCTTTGGATCGGCATGTTCGGCGCGGCTGTGGCGCCCGTGCCCCAGGTTTTCATCGACCGGCAAGCGGTTGCGCCTGTCGACCCGCCGCAGTTTTTTCCGATTCGGGATTTCAGCGTCGACGACGCGGGCCAGCCGATCAATCACCAGTGCGTGATGCGCTTCAAGGTGCCGGACGAATCGCGGCCGCGCCAGATCCGCATCGACGCAGGCGGTGAACAGTTCGAATTCGCGAGCATGTCGTTGCCCAAGGAAGTGCCGACGCTGATGGACGGGAGCTTCAACATCCTGCTGTCGTCGTGCTATTCGCAGCCGGAAGATATCGACGGGCTGCTCGGCACCATCGTCTCGCAGATCAAGGTGCAACCGCATCTGACCGTGCTCGCGGGCGACCAGGTGTATCTGGACCTGCCGCTCACCCAACGCGTGCCCGATCAGAACCCGGACCGCGCGCGGCTGCTCGCCAACAAGTACTACCTTAACTGGCTCTCCGGCGCGCTGCGTGTGCCGGGGTTGCAATCGGTGCTGGAGCGCGCGCCCGTCGTATGCATTCCCGACGACCACGAGTTCTGGAACAACTACCCGTTTGCGCAAAAACAGCTGCCCGATACATGGACGGATGCGTCGCGCCGGCTGCTCGGCGAAACGGCACGCGCGCTGTACGAGGACTATCAGATCGGCGGCGCGCCCGGTGGCGCGGGTGGTGCGGTCCGGCTCGACGTCGAACCGTTGAAGATGCTGTTCGTCGATATGCGCTGCGATCGCGACAGCACGTTCGGCTCGCTGATGGGCCCTAAAGCCGTGGCCGAGATACAGAAATGGGAAAGGGATCTCATCGACGCGCACGCCGCAGGCCAACCCGCGGTCGGCCTGCTCGCTTCGGGGCAAGCGCTCTTCATCGAACCGCCCGAGAGCAACTGGCGCAAGAAGACCTTCGATGCCGAAATGCCGAACTACGCGCAATTCGACGTGCTGCAAACAACCATTGGCCGGCTCGCGGATAACGGCATCCCGATCGCCTACATCACGGGCGATGTGCACTGGGGTCGCGTCGCGTCCGGTCACGACCTTCAGACGGACGCGACGCTCTACGAAGTGATCGCCTCGCCGTCGCGCCTGATTCGCACGCCATTTCTCGACACCGCGAAGGAAGCCGCCAATTCGGTCAAGGGTATCTTCGGCGGCGGCAGCGCATGGCCGCGCCACGCCGATCCCGAAGACGTGCCCGATCGCTTCGGACTGAATCACCGCTTCGCGCTGCAGCAGGAGTTCGGCCGGCGCGGCGATCAGGTCGCGATCCTGTCGTTCACGCGCGTGGGCAGCGGCGTCGACATGCAGGTCGCGTACTACGGCATTTCCAGCGACAAGGCGCTTTCCCAATCGGTATCCACGACGCGCTTCGAACTGCGCGCACGCTAG
- a CDS encoding penicillin-binding protein 1A → MRQSVLSFFREISARAWDHAKPQVTSALQRLRRPTWRGVALSVAAIPALVVLYVLILIPFTPGIGDIRKAKIEQPAQIYSADGKLLAEFKPTNRVWVKLSDISPHVVDALISTEDHRFYEHHGIDFKRTAGAALHTFSGDRQGGSTITQQLARNLYPDDIGRAPTLTRKIKEAITAFKIEAIYTKGEILETYLNTVPFLYNAYGIEMAARTYFDKSADDLSVLESATLIGMLKGNSYYNPVINPERALDRRNIVLGQMVKYGRLSQAQFNSLKGKALRVDFERQTEPPGPAPHFAQQLKKWLIAWADAHDYNIYADGLVVRTTIDARLQTMATQALTFQGNQLQSIANAAWNARSACSGHKDVFDAFIRETPEYRSAKDSGMSDGDALKHLSADRGFMKTLCDSKTRVQAAFVAMDPRDGAIKAWVGSRDFAQDPYDHVSQARRQPGSTFKPFVYGAAFEQGAKPDDTFPDQAVEIPLAGGEIWRPSDEDAPSGRPITLRDGLAYSRNRITAQLMESVGPAKVARLARAMGVRDSHLDAVPSLALGTSPVTLKEMVSSYGTIANEGAYVAPMLVTRIEDRKGEVLAEFQPAHADRVMPAASAQTLLDVMRSVVNKGTGSAIRTRFGIRADVAGKTGTTQDNADGWFILMHPQLVAGAWIGFNDSRVTLRSDYWGQGAHSALPIVGDFFQRSLRSRLIDPRVKFAQEPPPGMFDTLRMKLRAWMQYLFTSSSKPETPAPAPRPKPRSAPAPAASAVENASPVAEASAPTDIEPPQIVSPAASQPPILPSPGEASAPAAANSEAPAFASTPAANPASTPASEP, encoded by the coding sequence GTGAGACAGTCAGTACTGTCGTTTTTCCGGGAAATATCCGCGAGGGCGTGGGACCACGCGAAGCCGCAGGTGACGAGCGCGTTGCAACGTTTGCGCCGTCCAACGTGGCGCGGCGTCGCGTTGTCGGTCGCCGCCATTCCCGCACTCGTGGTGCTTTATGTGCTGATCCTGATTCCGTTCACGCCGGGCATCGGGGACATCCGCAAGGCGAAGATCGAGCAGCCCGCGCAGATCTATTCGGCGGACGGCAAGCTGCTTGCCGAATTCAAGCCGACCAACCGCGTGTGGGTGAAGCTCTCTGACATCTCGCCGCACGTCGTCGACGCATTGATCTCCACTGAAGATCACCGCTTCTACGAGCATCACGGCATCGACTTCAAACGCACGGCGGGGGCAGCGCTGCATACGTTCTCGGGCGACCGTCAGGGCGGTTCGACGATCACGCAGCAGCTTGCACGCAATCTGTATCCCGACGACATCGGCCGCGCGCCTACTCTCACGCGCAAGATCAAGGAAGCGATCACGGCGTTCAAGATCGAAGCCATTTATACGAAGGGCGAGATTCTCGAAACGTATCTGAACACGGTGCCGTTCCTCTATAACGCGTACGGCATCGAAATGGCGGCGCGCACCTATTTCGACAAGTCGGCCGACGACCTCAGCGTGCTTGAAAGCGCGACGCTGATCGGCATGCTGAAGGGCAACAGCTATTACAACCCCGTGATCAATCCCGAGCGCGCGCTGGACCGCCGCAATATCGTGCTTGGTCAGATGGTGAAATACGGGCGTCTTTCGCAGGCGCAATTCAATTCGCTGAAGGGCAAAGCGTTGCGCGTCGATTTCGAGCGGCAAACCGAGCCGCCCGGTCCCGCGCCCCATTTCGCGCAGCAATTGAAGAAGTGGCTTATCGCATGGGCCGACGCGCACGATTACAACATCTATGCCGACGGACTCGTCGTGCGCACGACGATCGATGCGCGTCTGCAAACGATGGCGACGCAGGCGCTGACGTTCCAGGGCAATCAGCTGCAGTCGATCGCGAATGCGGCGTGGAATGCCCGCAGCGCATGCTCGGGCCATAAAGACGTGTTCGACGCGTTCATTCGTGAGACGCCCGAATACCGTAGCGCGAAAGACTCGGGCATGAGTGATGGAGATGCGCTCAAGCATCTGAGCGCCGATCGCGGGTTCATGAAGACGCTGTGCGATAGCAAGACGCGCGTGCAGGCCGCGTTCGTCGCGATGGACCCGCGCGATGGCGCGATCAAGGCGTGGGTGGGCAGCCGCGATTTCGCGCAGGACCCGTACGATCACGTATCGCAGGCGCGCCGCCAGCCGGGCTCGACGTTCAAGCCGTTCGTCTATGGCGCGGCCTTCGAGCAAGGTGCAAAGCCCGACGACACGTTCCCCGATCAGGCTGTCGAAATCCCGCTGGCTGGCGGTGAAATCTGGCGGCCCAGCGACGAAGACGCGCCGAGCGGCCGTCCCATCACGTTGCGCGACGGCCTTGCGTATTCGCGCAACCGCATCACGGCACAATTGATGGAGTCGGTCGGTCCCGCGAAGGTCGCGCGGCTCGCGCGCGCGATGGGCGTGCGCGACAGCCACCTGGACGCGGTGCCTTCGCTGGCCCTGGGCACGAGCCCTGTGACGTTGAAGGAGATGGTGTCGTCGTACGGCACGATCGCCAACGAAGGCGCGTACGTCGCGCCGATGCTCGTCACACGGATCGAAGACCGCAAGGGCGAAGTACTCGCCGAGTTTCAGCCGGCGCACGCCGATCGCGTGATGCCCGCCGCGAGCGCGCAGACCTTGCTCGACGTGATGCGCTCGGTCGTCAACAAGGGAACGGGCTCGGCCATTCGGACGCGTTTCGGCATCCGCGCCGATGTCGCCGGCAAGACGGGCACGACGCAGGACAATGCGGACGGCTGGTTCATCCTCATGCATCCGCAGCTCGTCGCGGGCGCGTGGATCGGCTTCAACGACAGCCGTGTGACGCTGCGCAGCGATTACTGGGGGCAGGGCGCGCACAGCGCGCTGCCGATCGTCGGCGATTTCTTTCAGCGTTCGCTGCGCTCGCGGCTGATCGACCCGCGCGTGAAGTTCGCGCAAGAGCCGCCGCCCGGCATGTTCGATACGCTGCGGATGAAGCTGCGCGCGTGGATGCAGTATCTGTTCACGTCGTCGAGCAAGCCGGAGACGCCTGCGCCAGCGCCGCGCCCGAAGCCTCGTTCTGCACCCGCGCCAGCTGCGTCGGCCGTGGAGAATGCCTCTCCCGTTGCAGAGGCGTCTGCGCCGACCGACATCGAGCCGCCGCAGATCGTTTCGCCGGCTGCTTCGCAGCCGCCTATCCTGCCGTCGCCGGGCGAAGCGAGCGCGCCTGCGGCTGCGAATAGTGAAGCGCCTGCGTTTGCATCGACGCCTGCGGCAAATCCCGCCAGCACACCCGCATCAGAGCCTTGA
- the mctP gene encoding monocarboxylate uptake permease MctP, translating into MSDLNPVNPVAMTVFIAFFVLVTVLGFIAARWKAGDLTQLHEWGLGGRQFGTVISWFLVGGDFYTAYTVIAVPALVYSVGAYGFFALPYTIIVYPFVFAVMPKLWKIAHAKNHITAADYVHGEYGGKWFPAAVALTGIVATMPYIALQLVGMQVVIKGLGVSGEAPLIIAFIILALYTYTSGLRAPAMIAFVKDIMIYIVVIAAIWLIPVKLGGYGHVFDAADQYFQAKGGATGIILKPTQFTAYASLALGSALAAFMYPHTMTAVLSSSSAKTVRKNAIFLPAYTLLLGLIALLGYMAIAAGVHVKSASDIVPALFGTLFPSWFVGFAAAAIAISALVPAAIMSIGAANLFTRNLWRPLVSPNMGSAQEASTAKIVSLVVKFGALLFIVFLPTQYAIDLQLLGGVWILQIFPAIVFSLYTRRLNTPGLFLGWLVGIVVGTGLAISQGLKPVFALHVGASTWPLYIGLIALVVNIVVTFIVSMTTPKRVHA; encoded by the coding sequence ATGAGCGACCTGAATCCTGTTAACCCGGTCGCGATGACCGTCTTCATCGCCTTCTTCGTGCTCGTCACCGTGCTGGGTTTCATCGCTGCGCGCTGGAAAGCGGGCGACCTGACGCAACTGCACGAATGGGGCCTCGGCGGCCGTCAATTCGGCACGGTCATTTCGTGGTTCCTCGTCGGCGGCGATTTCTATACGGCCTATACGGTGATCGCCGTGCCCGCGCTGGTCTATTCCGTCGGCGCGTATGGCTTCTTCGCGTTGCCTTATACGATCATCGTGTATCCGTTCGTGTTCGCGGTCATGCCCAAGCTATGGAAGATCGCGCATGCGAAGAACCACATCACGGCAGCTGACTACGTGCACGGCGAATACGGCGGCAAGTGGTTTCCCGCAGCTGTCGCGTTGACGGGCATCGTCGCGACAATGCCGTATATCGCGCTGCAGCTGGTCGGCATGCAGGTGGTGATCAAAGGGCTCGGGGTGTCGGGCGAAGCGCCGCTGATCATCGCGTTCATCATCCTCGCGCTCTATACGTATACCAGCGGACTGCGTGCGCCCGCGATGATCGCGTTCGTCAAGGACATCATGATCTATATCGTCGTGATCGCGGCGATATGGCTGATTCCCGTGAAGCTCGGCGGCTATGGTCACGTGTTCGATGCGGCCGACCAGTACTTCCAGGCGAAGGGCGGCGCGACGGGCATCATCCTCAAGCCGACGCAATTCACCGCGTATGCATCGCTTGCACTGGGTTCGGCGCTTGCGGCCTTCATGTATCCGCACACGATGACGGCCGTGCTGTCGTCTTCGTCGGCGAAGACCGTGCGCAAGAACGCGATCTTCCTGCCCGCGTACACGCTGCTGCTCGGCCTGATCGCGCTGCTCGGCTATATGGCGATTGCCGCCGGCGTGCACGTGAAGTCGGCGTCCGACATCGTGCCGGCGCTGTTCGGCACGCTGTTCCCATCCTGGTTCGTCGGCTTCGCGGCAGCGGCCATTGCGATCAGCGCGCTGGTGCCCGCTGCGATCATGTCGATCGGCGCAGCGAACCTGTTTACGCGCAACCTGTGGCGTCCGCTCGTTTCGCCGAATATGGGTTCCGCTCAGGAAGCGTCGACGGCGAAGATCGTGTCGCTCGTCGTGAAGTTCGGCGCGCTGCTGTTTATCGTGTTCCTGCCGACACAGTACGCGATCGACCTGCAACTGCTGGGCGGCGTGTGGATTCTGCAGATCTTCCCGGCTATCGTGTTCTCACTGTACACGCGGCGTCTGAACACACCGGGCCTGTTCCTCGGCTGGCTGGTGGGCATCGTCGTCGGCACCGGGCTCGCGATTTCGCAGGGCCTCAAGCCCGTGTTTGCGCTGCATGTCGGCGCTTCGACGTGGCCGCTCTATATTGGCCTGATTGCGCTCGTCGTGAATATCGTCGTGACGTTCATCGTTTCGATGACCACGCCGAAGCGCGTGCACGCCTGA
- a CDS encoding DUF3311 domain-containing protein codes for MEPTEPAGRSWLWLILLIPYIALLWLPFYNDTRPSFAGFPFFYWYQFLWVPLTSLLIYAVYRGIK; via the coding sequence GTGGAACCTACCGAACCGGCCGGCCGTTCATGGCTCTGGCTCATCTTGCTGATCCCCTATATCGCGTTGCTGTGGCTGCCTTTCTATAACGACACACGCCCTTCATTCGCTGGCTTTCCATTCTTTTACTGGTATCAGTTTCTGTGGGTTCCGCTCACGTCGCTGCTGATCTACGCCGTGTACCGGGGCATCAAATGA
- a CDS encoding LysR family transcriptional regulator: protein MQLDDLKIFVTTVDARNFTAAANRLQLSKQFVSRRVMALEASLGVRLLVRNTRKLAVTDLGYELYQRATRILGEVEDAEQAMTSGRSDPRGLLRVSAPMSFGMIHLSPLVAAFLRANPDVRVDMELSDRVVDVVGEGFDMALRIGTLADSTLIAQKLAEIRMVACCSPAYRKARRPPATPGDLARHACLLYGQEGRSGWEYMVDGASRTIEVHGPLRVNNGEVIRDAAIAGLGIARLPEFIVAEALASGKLVEVLGDFVSPPLTLYAVYPQHRQASITIRAFTQFLRDRFVKAIRR, encoded by the coding sequence ATGCAACTGGACGATCTGAAAATCTTCGTCACAACCGTCGACGCACGCAATTTCACGGCGGCGGCCAACCGGCTGCAACTGTCGAAGCAGTTCGTCAGCCGCCGCGTGATGGCGCTCGAAGCAAGCCTCGGCGTGCGGCTGCTGGTGCGAAACACGCGCAAGCTCGCGGTGACGGACCTCGGCTATGAGCTCTACCAGCGCGCGACGCGCATCCTCGGCGAGGTGGAGGACGCGGAGCAGGCGATGACGTCGGGCCGTTCGGACCCGCGTGGGCTGTTGCGCGTCAGCGCGCCGATGTCGTTTGGGATGATCCATTTGTCGCCCCTCGTCGCCGCGTTTCTGCGCGCCAATCCCGACGTGCGGGTGGACATGGAGTTGAGCGATCGCGTCGTCGATGTGGTCGGCGAGGGCTTCGACATGGCGCTGCGCATCGGCACGCTGGCGGACTCGACGCTGATTGCGCAGAAGCTCGCTGAGATACGCATGGTTGCGTGTTGCAGTCCCGCGTATCGCAAGGCGCGCCGTCCGCCCGCGACGCCCGGCGATCTCGCGCGTCACGCGTGCCTGCTCTATGGACAGGAAGGGCGCAGCGGTTGGGAGTACATGGTGGACGGCGCGAGCAGGACAATCGAAGTACATGGCCCGCTGCGCGTGAACAATGGCGAAGTGATCCGCGACGCGGCTATAGCAGGGCTTGGCATTGCGCGTCTGCCGGAGTTCATCGTCGCCGAAGCGCTCGCGAGCGGCAAGCTCGTCGAAGTGCTCGGCGATTTCGTCTCGCCTCCGTTGACGCTCTATGCGGTGTATCCGCAGCACCGTCAGGCTTCCATCACGATACGCGCGTTCACGCAGTTCTTACGCGACCGCTTCGTCAAGGCGATACGTCGCTAA
- a CDS encoding pirin family protein produces MIDIRHASDRGRAEHGWLSSRHTFSFANYYDPKQIGFSDLLVINDDRVAPGRGFGKHPHRDMEIFSYVLEGALEHKDSMGTGSVIVPGDVQLMSAGTGVAHSEFNHSASDPVHFLQIWIAPSVKNATPRYQQQNFSAQEKRGTLRLVLSPDGQDGSLELRQDARVYAGLFDGDETAGIDIASDRYAYVHVARGSVKVNGVELNEGDGARIRDERRLEFTEGDDAEVIVFDLRNNEVSELWS; encoded by the coding sequence ATGATCGACATTCGCCACGCCAGCGACCGCGGACGCGCCGAACACGGTTGGCTCAGCTCGCGCCACACGTTCTCTTTTGCGAACTACTACGATCCGAAGCAGATCGGCTTCTCCGACCTGCTCGTGATTAACGACGACCGCGTGGCTCCTGGCCGCGGCTTCGGCAAGCATCCGCACCGCGACATGGAGATCTTTTCGTACGTGCTGGAAGGCGCGCTCGAGCACAAGGATTCGATGGGCACGGGCTCCGTGATCGTCCCCGGCGACGTGCAGTTGATGAGCGCGGGCACGGGCGTCGCGCACAGCGAGTTCAATCACTCGGCCAGCGACCCCGTGCACTTCCTGCAAATCTGGATCGCACCGTCCGTCAAGAACGCGACGCCGCGTTACCAGCAGCAGAACTTTTCGGCGCAAGAGAAGCGCGGGACGTTGCGGCTCGTGTTATCGCCGGATGGTCAGGACGGCTCGCTCGAGTTGCGCCAGGACGCGCGTGTGTACGCCGGTCTTTTCGACGGCGATGAAACGGCAGGCATCGATATCGCCTCCGACCGCTATGCATATGTGCATGTGGCCCGCGGCAGCGTGAAGGTGAACGGCGTCGAACTGAATGAAGGCGACGGTGCGCGCATTCGCGATGAGCGCCGCCTCGAATTCACCGAAGGCGACGATGCGGAAGTCATCGTCTTCGATCTGCGCAACAACGAAGTGTCGGAACTGTGGTCCTGA
- a CDS encoding DoxX family protein, giving the protein MNTFIEQRKDALLLAARVLLVVLFVLFGWTKITGFAGTEQYMASTGAPVPAVAAVIAIVMELLVGIAIAVGFKTRALALLLALYTLATAFIGHHFWTQTGMEQYINMINFYKNISIIGGLLLLFVTGPGKYSIDRA; this is encoded by the coding sequence ATGAACACGTTTATCGAACAACGCAAGGATGCACTGCTGCTCGCCGCACGCGTGCTGCTGGTCGTACTTTTCGTGCTGTTTGGCTGGACCAAGATCACCGGCTTTGCAGGCACCGAGCAGTACATGGCGTCGACGGGCGCGCCCGTTCCCGCCGTGGCCGCGGTGATTGCGATCGTAATGGAGCTGCTGGTCGGCATCGCGATCGCCGTGGGCTTCAAGACGCGCGCCCTTGCGTTGCTGCTCGCGCTCTACACGCTCGCTACCGCGTTCATCGGCCACCACTTCTGGACGCAAACGGGCATGGAGCAATACATCAACATGATCAACTTCTACAAGAACATCAGCATCATCGGTGGCTTGCTGCTGTTGTTCGTGACGGGTCCGGGCAAGTACTCGATCGATCGCGCGTAA
- a CDS encoding porin, translated as MTQQFKRTVAAFGATACALACQTAFAQSSVTLYGVADVGIRYLTHSNANNDGRLFVTNGAITNSRFGIKGTEDLGNGLKAIFQLESGIDLQSGAQSDSQRLFNRAAFVGLSSNYGTVTLGRQKTPLFDLLGDTYDPLTVGNYFENAWLPVALGAGLYADNAVKYDGTFGGLNVKAMYSFGTNSTSTGANGFSGQIPGHLGAGNMYGFTASYSFGALSIAAGVQQNSDNSNNKQTIYNANAVYAFSTAKIYVGYLHSKDDTGFVDSTLAQRDLTLGVDILKGSGRKDDGPFAGVTWQATPALLLTGAFYYDHMKNAAIGGGAVGSGNRYTGVAVAEYALSKRTEVYGTVDFNKVTGAATVELPGSSNQTGVSVGIRNIF; from the coding sequence ATGACCCAGCAATTCAAACGGACAGTGGCCGCATTCGGCGCGACGGCATGCGCGCTTGCGTGCCAGACGGCATTCGCACAAAGCTCGGTGACGCTGTACGGCGTGGCGGACGTAGGCATTCGCTACCTCACGCATTCGAATGCGAACAACGACGGCCGCCTGTTCGTGACCAACGGTGCGATCACGAACAGCCGTTTCGGCATCAAAGGAACGGAAGACCTCGGCAATGGGCTGAAGGCGATCTTCCAGCTTGAAAGCGGCATTGACCTGCAAAGCGGTGCGCAATCGGATAGCCAGCGCCTCTTCAATCGCGCGGCGTTCGTCGGTCTGTCGAGCAACTACGGAACCGTCACGCTGGGCCGCCAGAAGACACCGCTATTCGATCTGCTCGGCGACACATACGATCCTCTGACCGTCGGCAACTACTTCGAAAACGCATGGCTGCCCGTCGCGCTCGGGGCGGGCCTCTATGCGGACAATGCCGTGAAATACGACGGCACGTTCGGCGGCCTGAACGTGAAGGCGATGTACTCGTTCGGCACAAACTCGACGTCGACGGGCGCGAACGGCTTCTCCGGCCAGATTCCGGGTCACCTTGGCGCAGGCAACATGTATGGCTTCACGGCGTCCTACTCGTTCGGCGCATTGAGCATCGCCGCCGGCGTGCAGCAGAACAGCGACAACTCGAACAACAAGCAGACCATCTACAACGCCAACGCGGTCTACGCGTTCAGCACGGCAAAGATCTACGTCGGCTATCTGCACTCGAAGGACGACACGGGCTTCGTCGACAGCACGCTCGCGCAGCGCGATCTGACGCTCGGCGTCGACATCCTGAAGGGCTCGGGCCGCAAGGACGACGGTCCGTTCGCAGGCGTGACGTGGCAGGCAACGCCCGCGCTGCTGTTGACGGGCGCGTTCTACTACGACCACATGAAGAACGCTGCGATCGGCGGCGGTGCGGTCGGCAGCGGCAACCGCTATACGGGCGTGGCCGTAGCGGAATATGCACTGTCGAAGCGCACTGAGGTATATGGCACCGTTGACTTCAACAAGGTCACGGGCGCGGCGACGGTCGAACTGCCGGGCTCGTCGAACCAGACGGGCGTATCGGTCGGTATCCGCAACATCTTCTGA